A region from the Brassica napus cultivar Da-Ae chromosome C8, Da-Ae, whole genome shotgun sequence genome encodes:
- the LOC125591412 gene encoding protein TIC110, chloroplastic-like has product MNPSLITATNAPISPSPRPPLLCHFLTPSPLRLSQSQSPSRRRYRVSFPRCAATSSEQPLVSTKKSDVHGNKKELTGLQPIVEKMTPPVRLATSAVVLAASLASGYGLGLRLAGSRNIAFGAAAAAGAAGGAVVYAMNSAVPEVAAIGLHNYVAEIEDPASVTKDDIEKIASRYGVNKGDEAFQAEICDIYCRYVTSVLPAEGQSLKGDEVDKIVKFKSALGIDDPDAASMHMEIGRRIFRQRLETGEREGDAEQRRAFMRLVYVSALVFGDAASFLLPWKRVLKVTDAQVEIAIRENAKQLYAERLKLVGRDINVENLVDLRKAQLSIKLSDELAEDLFREHTRTVAIENISSALSVLKSRTRAVKSMSLVVEELEKVLEFNNLLVSLKSHSEADQFARGLGPISLIGGDSDFERRMDDLKLLYRAYVTDALSTGRIEENKLVAMSQLRNILGLGTREAEAISVDVTSKAYRKRLANAVTSGDLEAQDSKAKYLQKLCEELHFDAQKASAIHEEIYRQKLQQYVTDGELSDDNVAALLRLRVMLCIPQQTIEAAHAEICGSIFEKVVREAISSGVDGYDAETRKSVRKAAHGLRLSRETAMSIASKAARRVFTNYIRRARAAENRTESAKELKKMIAFNTLVVTEMVADIKGESSDKEPEEPIQVKEVDTEVEEWGSLESLKKTRPDKELAEKMGKPGQTEITLKDDLPDRDRIDLYKTYLLYCLTGEVTRIPFGAQITTKRDDSEYLLLNQLGGILGLTSKEIVNIHVGLAEQAFRQQAEVILADGQLTKARVEQLDELQKQVGLPQPQAEKVIKNITTTKMANAIETAVNQGRLNIKQIRELKEANVSLDSMIAVSLREKLFKKTVNDIFSSGTGEFDETEVYETIPSDLSIDVEKAKGVVHDLARSRLSNSLIQSVALLRQRNRKGVVSSLNDLLACDKAVPSEPLSWEVAEELSDLYDIYSKSDPKPAPEKVSRLQYLLGIDDSTATALREMEDGVFSSAAEEGNFVF; this is encoded by the exons ATGAATCCCTCGCTTATCACCGCCACTAACGCTCCAATCTCACCTTCCCCTCGGCCTCCTCTACTCTGCCACTTCCTCACTCCGTCACCTCTCCGTTTATCGCAGTCTCAATCTCCGTCTCGCCGCCGTTACCGAGTTTCGTTCCCTCGCTGCGCAGCTACTTCGTCCGAGCAACCATTGGTGTCTACGAAGAAATCAGATGTACACGGGAACAAGAAGGAGCTCACCGGATTGCAACCGATTGTGGAGAAAATGACGCCGCCGGTGAGGCTGGCGACTTCCGCTGTCGTTCTAGCGGCGTCGCTAGCTTCTGGCTATGGCCTTGGGCTCCGGTTAGCTGGCTCGAGGAATATTGCATTTGGTGCGGCTGCTGCAGCTGGAGCCGCCGGTGGAGCTGTCGTATATGCGATGAACTCCGCCGTACCGGAGGTGGCTGCCATCGGTTTGCACAATTATGTTGCTGAAATTGAAGATCCTGCCTCTGTGACTAAAGATGATATTGAAAAGATAGCTTCTAG GTATGGTGTCAACAAAGGAGATGAGGCATTCCAGGCTGAGATTTGTGATATATATTGCCG GTACGTGACTTCGGTGCTTCCAGCTGAAGGACAGTCTCTTAAAGGAGATGAAGTGGATAAGATAGTCAAATTCAAGAGTGCTTTGGGAATAGACGACCCTGATGCAGCCTCCATGCACATGGAG ATTGGCAGGAGGATATTTAGGCAAAGGCTTGAGACTGGGGAGCGTGAAGGGGATGCCGAACAGCGTCGG GCATTTATGAGGCTTGTATATGTTTCAGCTCTTGTGTTTGGAGACGCTGCATCCTTCCTTTTGCCTTGGAAGCGAGTTCTGAAGGTCACAGATGCTCAG GTTGAGATTGCTATTCGTGAAAATGCAAAGCAACTGTATGCCGAAAGGTTGAAATTAGTTGGTAGAG ATATTAACGTAGAAAACCTTGTGGACCTGAGAAAAGCACAACTATCAATTAAGCTTTCTGATGAG CTTGCTGAAGACTTGTTTAGAGAACATACAAGAACAGTAGCCATAGAGAATATTTCTTCAGCACTTAGCGTACTAAAATCCCGCACACGAGCAGT GAAGAGTATGTCACTTGTTGTGGAAGAGCTTGAAAAAGTACTGGAGTTTAACAACCTGCTGGTTTCCTTgaaaagccattcagaggcagaTCAATTTGCACGGGGTCTTGGCCCTATATCTTTGATAG GTGGTGATTCTGATTTTGAGAGGAGGATGGATGATTTAAAGCTCCTTTATAGAGCATATGTTACAGATGCTTTATCAACTGGGCGCATTGAAGAAAACAAG CTTGTGGCAATGAGCCAACTGAGAAACATACTCGGACTGGGAACACGGGAGGCTGAAGCTATTAGTGTTGATGTTACGTCCAAGGCATACCGTAAGAGACTTGCTAACGCTGTTACTAGTGGTGACCTTGAAGCACAAGATAGCAAAGCAAAATACCTTCAAAAGCTATGCGAAGAGCTGCACTTTGATGCGCAGAAGGCAAGCGCAATCCATGAAG AAATCTATAGGCAGAAGCTTCAACAGTATGTTACTGATGGAGAGCTGAGCGATGACAATGTTGCTGCTTTGTTAAGGTTAAGAGTCATGCTCTGTATTCCTCAGCAAACTATTGAGGCAGCTCATGCAGAAATCTGTGGAAGCATATTTGAAAAG GTTGTCAGAGAAGCGATTTCTTCTGGAGTGGATGGTTATGATGCTGAAACTCGCAAATCAGTAAGAAAGGCTGCTCATGGTCTTCGGTTATCCAGAGAGACTGCCATGTCTATTGCTAGCAAGGCT GCCCGTAGGGTTTTCACAAACTACATCAGACGAGCAAGGGCGGCAGAGAATCGCACCGAGTCAGCAAAGGAGCTCAAGAAAATGATTGCTTTCAACACGTTGGTTGTGACTGAAATGGTGGCTGACATTAAGGGAGAATCTTCTGATAAAGAACCTGAAGAGCCTATTCAAGTGAAAGAAGTAGATACTGAAGTTGAGGAATGGGGATCCCTTGAATCACTCAAAAAGACAAGACCTGACAAGGAACTCGCTGAGAAGATGGGAAAGCCTGGCCAGACTGAGATAACTCTCAAAGATGACCTTCCCGACAGGGACAGGATCGATCTCTACAAAACGTACTTGCTCTACTGTCTAACCGGAGAGGTCACAAGAATCCCATTCGGCGCCCAGATCACAACAAAGAGAGACGACTCAGAGTACTTGCTTCTGAACCAGCTTGGTGGGATCCTCGGATTGACTTCGAAAGAAATAGTCAACATTCACGTGGGTCTTGCCGAGCAGGCTTTCAGACAACAAGCCGAAGTGATTTTAGCTGATGGGCAGTTGACAAAGGCTAGAGTAGAGCAGCTAGACGAGTTGCAGAAACAAGTTGGGTTGCCTCAGCCACAAGCGGAGAAAGTTATAAAGAATATAACAACCACAAAAATGGCGAACGCGATTGAAACTGCTGTTAACCAAGGAAGACTGAACATAAAGCAGATACGTGAGCTCAAGGAAGCAAACGTCAGCCTAGACAGCATGATCGCAGTGAGTCTGAGAGAGAAACTATTCAAGAAGACAGTGAATGATATATTCTCATCAGGAACAGGTGAGTTCGATGAAACTGAAGTCTACGAGACCATCCCATCTGATCTCAGTATCGATGTTGAAAAGGCAAAAGGCGTTGTTCATGATCTTGCTAGGAGTAGACTATCAAACTCCCTGATCCAATCAGTAGCATTACTCAGGCAGAGAAACCGTAAAGGAGTG GTCTCGTCGTTGAATGATTTGCTTGCATGCGACAAAGCTGTACCGTCTGAGCCACTGTCATGGGAGGTCGCAGAGGAATTATCTGATctttatgatatttattcaaagaGTGATCCCAAACCTGCGCCTGAAAAAGTTTCGAGGCTGCAATATCTACTGGGGATAGATGATTCAACTGCAACTGCTCTCCGTGAGATGGAAGATGGTGTGTTCTCCTCTGCTGCAGAAGAGGGCAACTTTGTCTTCTAA
- the LOC125591532 gene encoding glutathione S-transferase T3-like has protein sequence MVVNLHAGFVSSPQLSGLPPREASQCKQRWGRVNEQVCKFVGCYEAAVKEQASGQNENDIMKAAHDIFLNDYQVKFSLEHAWRELRFDQKWRSNCLSRDGAKDKRKEPAEVVPHLEKVRPPGVKACKAAKRKKHGNEAAYDQLESMLVVKENISKHRLLDRLLA, from the exons ATGGTTGTAAATCTTCATGCGG GGTTCGTTTCAAGCCCTCAGCTCAGTGGCTTACCTCCTAGAGAGGCAAGTcaatgtaagcagaggtggggaagAGTGAATGAGCAGGTGTGCAAGTTTGTGGGTTGCTATGAGGCGGCTGTCAAGGAGCAAGCTAGTGGCCAAAATGAGAATGATATCATGAAGGCTGCCCATGACATCTTCTTAAATGACTACCAGGTGAAGTTCAGCCTTGAACATGCCTGGAGGGAACTACGGTTTGATCAAAAATGGAGATCAAATTGTTTGTCCAGAGATGGTGCAAAGGACAAAAGGAAGGAACCTGCGGAGGTGGTGCCTCACTTGGAAAAGGTTAGGCCTCCTGGTGTTAAGGCTTGCAAAGCAGCCAAACGCAAGAAGCATGGGAATGAAGCAGCTTATGATCAATTAGAGAGCATGCTAGTTGTGAAAGAGAACATATCCAAACACAGACTCCTTGATCGTCTCCTTGCCTGA